A region of Notolabrus celidotus isolate fNotCel1 chromosome 4, fNotCel1.pri, whole genome shotgun sequence DNA encodes the following proteins:
- the LOC117811702 gene encoding transmembrane protein 87A-like isoform X1, whose amino-acid sequence MAAAVRMGTWSCPTTGVFYPWGILVVVLLSTVEAVVAAPEPGLWKLPLVNTSRPLLLRKSMYTDTDIQFKVVSFGCPENVTFTVHWMLKYYPCHNEFNNIEEMYERTPLSRGESLDPNPLGQGEYIEHKHSPITCNNGLRSFPMFKKAKAEPRAVTPPVEGDVPDENDRKWITEEYADSSVKNSSLNIKDNVIATTWKDGPYLLVVKIVSSKPDANWNLTVNVVMKGSHGYISITEWPLMIFYMVMCIVYILYALLWFLWAACYWKDLLRIQFWIAGVIFLGMVEKAVFCAEYENTNSVGAASTGLLIFAELVSALKRTLARLLVIIVSLGYGIVKPRLGTVMHRVVGLGVLYFSFASIEGVLRITGGRDNGPGLITAIVLAVLDSCAIWFIFVSLAQTIKTLKLRRNPVKLSLYRHFTNTLIFAVIASIIFMGWIAKKFRLADCQSDWIELWVEDAFWRFLFSVILFVIMFLWRPSANNQRYAFTPLIDDSDDEEIEEFTASANIADGIKLRSTKSETNGSVRPPEPNPDDDLKWVEDNIPSSLTDVALPVLLDSDEEIMTTKYEMSKLE is encoded by the exons ACCTCCAGGCCGCTGCTGCTGAGGAAATCGATGTATACAGACACTGACATTCAGTTCAAAG tggTGTCGTTCGGCTGTCCTGAGAATGTGACCTTCACTGTTCACTGGATGTTAAAATATTACCCCTGCCACAACGAGTTCAACAATATAGAG GAAATGTACGAGAGGACACCTTTAAGTCGGGGGGAGAGCCTGGACCCGAACCCCCTCGGACAAGGAGAGTACAtcgaacacaaacacagtcccATAACATGCAACAACGGCCTGCGCTCGTTCCCAATGTTCAAA aaagCAAAGGCAGAACCACGCGCAGTCACTCCACCTGTGGAGGGAGATGTTCCG gatgaaaatgacagaaagtGGATCACTGAGGAGTACGCCGACAGCTCAGTGAAGAACAGCAGTTTAAATATCAAAGACAACGTCATCGCGACGACATGGAAGGACGGGCCTTACCTGCTGGTGGTTAAAATCGTGTCCAGTAAACCGGACGCCAACTGGAACCTGACAG TTAACGTGGTGATGAAGGGCAGCCATGGATACATCTCTATCACAGAATGGCCTCTCATGATT TTCTACATGGTGATGTGCATCGTGTACATCCTCTACGCCCTGCTGTGGTTCCTGTGGGCCGCCTGCTACTGGAAGGACCTGCTGCGGATCCAGTTCTGGATCGCGGGGGTCATTTTCCTGGGGATGGTGGAGAAGGCCGTCTTCTGTGCCGAGTATGAAAACACCAACTCTGTGGGCGCTGCTT CGACGGGCTTGTTGATCTTCGCGGAGCTGGTCTCTGCCCTGAAGAGGACTTTGGCTCGATTGCTGGTCATCATCGTCAGCCTTGGTTATGGCATCGTTAA aCCTCGTCTGGGGACGGTGATGCACAGAGTCGTGGGGCTCGGCGTCCTCTACTTTTCCTTTGCGAGCATCGAAGGCGTCCTGAGGATAACCGGG GGTCGAGACAACGGCCCCGGTCTCATTACAGCCATTGTTCTGGCCGTGCTCGACTCTTGTGCCATCTGGTTC ATCTTTGTCAGCCTGGCACAAACCATCAAGACTCTGAAGCTGAGGAGAAACCCTGTGAAGCTGTCTCTGTACAGACACTTTACCAACACGCTCATATTTGCAGTTATTG cGTCCATCATCTTCATGGGTTGGATAGCAAAAAAGTTCCGCCTAGCAGACTGCCAGTCT GACTGGATCGAGCTGTGGGTGGAGGACGCTTTCTGGAGGTTCTTGTTCTCCGTCATTCTGTTTGTCATCATGTTCCTGTGGAGACCGTCTGCCAATAACCAGAG gTATGCGTTCACACCTCTCATCGATGACTCAGACGATGAGGAGATCGAGGAGTTCACCGCCTCTGCAAACATCG CTGATGGCATTAAGTTGAGGTCGACCAAAAGTGAGACGAATGGTTCAGTGAGGCCTCCAGAGCCGAACCCG gatgATGACTTGAAGTGGGTGGAAGATAACATTCCTAGCTCTCTGACTGATGT agctctACCCGTCCTGCTGGACTCAGACGAG GAAATCATGACGACCAAGTACGAGATGTCAAAGCTGGAGTGA
- the LOC117811702 gene encoding transmembrane protein 87A-like isoform X2, which produces MAAAVRMGTWSCPTTGVFYPWGILVVVLLSTVEAVVAAPEPGLWKLPLVNTSRPLLLRKSMYTDTDIQFKVVSFGCPENVTFTVHWMLKYYPCHNEFNNIEEMYERTPLSRGESLDPNPLGQGEYIEHKHSPITCNNGLRSFPMFKKAKAEPRAVTPPVEGDVPDENDRKWITEEYADSSVKNSSLNIKDNVIATTWKDGPYLLVVKIVSSKPDANWNLTVNVVMKGSHGYISITEWPLMIFYMVMCIVYILYALLWFLWAACYWKDLLRIQFWIAGVIFLGMVEKAVFCAEYENTNSVGAASTGLLIFAELVSALKRTLARLLVIIVSLGYGIVKPRLGTVMHRVVGLGVLYFSFASIEGVLRITGAKDSDLALLANIPLALLDSSLCWWIFVSLAQTIKTLKLRRNPVKLSLYRHFTNTLIFAVIASIIFMGWIAKKFRLADCQSDWIELWVEDAFWRFLFSVILFVIMFLWRPSANNQRYAFTPLIDDSDDEEIEEFTASANIADGIKLRSTKSETNGSVRPPEPNPDDDLKWVEDNIPSSLTDVALPVLLDSDEEIMTTKYEMSKLE; this is translated from the exons ACCTCCAGGCCGCTGCTGCTGAGGAAATCGATGTATACAGACACTGACATTCAGTTCAAAG tggTGTCGTTCGGCTGTCCTGAGAATGTGACCTTCACTGTTCACTGGATGTTAAAATATTACCCCTGCCACAACGAGTTCAACAATATAGAG GAAATGTACGAGAGGACACCTTTAAGTCGGGGGGAGAGCCTGGACCCGAACCCCCTCGGACAAGGAGAGTACAtcgaacacaaacacagtcccATAACATGCAACAACGGCCTGCGCTCGTTCCCAATGTTCAAA aaagCAAAGGCAGAACCACGCGCAGTCACTCCACCTGTGGAGGGAGATGTTCCG gatgaaaatgacagaaagtGGATCACTGAGGAGTACGCCGACAGCTCAGTGAAGAACAGCAGTTTAAATATCAAAGACAACGTCATCGCGACGACATGGAAGGACGGGCCTTACCTGCTGGTGGTTAAAATCGTGTCCAGTAAACCGGACGCCAACTGGAACCTGACAG TTAACGTGGTGATGAAGGGCAGCCATGGATACATCTCTATCACAGAATGGCCTCTCATGATT TTCTACATGGTGATGTGCATCGTGTACATCCTCTACGCCCTGCTGTGGTTCCTGTGGGCCGCCTGCTACTGGAAGGACCTGCTGCGGATCCAGTTCTGGATCGCGGGGGTCATTTTCCTGGGGATGGTGGAGAAGGCCGTCTTCTGTGCCGAGTATGAAAACACCAACTCTGTGGGCGCTGCTT CGACGGGCTTGTTGATCTTCGCGGAGCTGGTCTCTGCCCTGAAGAGGACTTTGGCTCGATTGCTGGTCATCATCGTCAGCCTTGGTTATGGCATCGTTAA aCCTCGTCTGGGGACGGTGATGCACAGAGTCGTGGGGCTCGGCGTCCTCTACTTTTCCTTTGCGAGCATCGAAGGCGTCCTGAGGATAACCGGG GCGAAAGACTCTGACTTGGCCCTGCTGGCCAACATTCCCCTGGCTCTGCTTGACTCCTCTCTATGCTGGTGG ATCTTTGTCAGCCTGGCACAAACCATCAAGACTCTGAAGCTGAGGAGAAACCCTGTGAAGCTGTCTCTGTACAGACACTTTACCAACACGCTCATATTTGCAGTTATTG cGTCCATCATCTTCATGGGTTGGATAGCAAAAAAGTTCCGCCTAGCAGACTGCCAGTCT GACTGGATCGAGCTGTGGGTGGAGGACGCTTTCTGGAGGTTCTTGTTCTCCGTCATTCTGTTTGTCATCATGTTCCTGTGGAGACCGTCTGCCAATAACCAGAG gTATGCGTTCACACCTCTCATCGATGACTCAGACGATGAGGAGATCGAGGAGTTCACCGCCTCTGCAAACATCG CTGATGGCATTAAGTTGAGGTCGACCAAAAGTGAGACGAATGGTTCAGTGAGGCCTCCAGAGCCGAACCCG gatgATGACTTGAAGTGGGTGGAAGATAACATTCCTAGCTCTCTGACTGATGT agctctACCCGTCCTGCTGGACTCAGACGAG GAAATCATGACGACCAAGTACGAGATGTCAAAGCTGGAGTGA
- the golga4 gene encoding golgin subfamily A member 4 — MFKKLKQKINEEQSPLRTAQSPQQAQLGAGDRRSSQTPPLHQDGSPLPSDRESASKGPSRSPRGSINGDGSASPHREETQSFAQKLQLKVPSMESLIRGGASRAENLFRSPSKDNLTRSSSRDSLTPLGENDSPGGPTYDPPSDIESEAEEPPGTTESLSKEQLVHRLLRVERSLGKYRGKYSELVTAYRTVQRDKEKTQVILSQSQDKSLRRIGELREELQMDQQAKKHLQEEFDAALEEKDQMITVLQTQVALLKKRVKGVSDGAGPPEGDTPQSEDASNLTSSTRSPLKGEGGEAEGEGNSDPTKLMEALQKRVTRQENLLQKCKEVMRTHKERSAQLGTENETLQEQLQERLQELEKTKELHTTEKTKLITQLRDAKNLIEQLEQDKGMVIAETKRQMHETLEMKEEEVAQLRSRLQQTSAQREELQDQKEKAEKSAFEELERALGVAQRAEEAKKQLQVQLEEQVREVERAGEEERKSLQQELTRVKQEVVTIMKKSSEETVANMEKLHGEALAAKEEEMSARISKAVEQCKEEFSQLGTEREQQASLALEDVELQKNALRTEADNRVREIQLELEAARTRIMELESSLEKISQDGSSQSHELSGQLGELREKHKEQISALEEKHQEQLEKHTGTLTQQHNAELEELREKHRAEVETLVKDKELQLQAHVEDMNQKTLEKLDAKQTELDDVSAELAEALKSKQLLEEELVSARDSHSSAQQEHEMRLQDQEAKHNAELANIQQEHEQSLGGVEKTLKEELNAMKIVVREKQKEVEDLTQREKTLQEESNSAGQELNVKLKQLEELQTCLSVSQQDKESLKDSNTQLGKITEELDRCQRDLADVEHQVAEAKSDCQQKEKLLQELEQQLQKSKNQLSEQEKTFTADLNAKQEEHTRLVKLLDDEKAAHEKKLKNTTSEMEAKLKSQETKMEKFKQKAKEMQENFKKKLQVNDENMKKELAKKDKELQKKEQQVQEKLVEMSQSSQGLSSAMTELQTNHKEEVEKIREAHKQENEELERRWQEKFGQQEDELTEKHSLSLQEKAQELEEISQQLNRSKEESEQVLCEIKNLKEELVIRETTVQKLQEELNGAAVKVESLSQGEALLKEQMESVERNLNQALNERNSLQDVLNTTKEESREKLKTLAEKMAETKKQLKAVERSRGKESEETASQLKAKEAEFQQQLVMIRNQMVHQCSEVQSKVDCGSNELCQRVECRLNELKEKLTCTQKKLGHLKNIIRTKVDRICTLEENLRQQTEENKNLCISLEQSTAQVNAHAEHIKALTQEKDTLSQTILEKVQKIEELSEAHGDMSKSMKSNESDISNLESIIGDLKTQLAGRITEKEEAINQLNQQHEEERRQAAAQTQESVERLEQERRCAGEEADALRKSLSENESRAETKFTQSENTIKALQTRLDQLERELSAKDEALQRLRANIDNQSISKSEMDQVLSEKEQKVSGLTVELEGCISRLSELQEQIALKTKECEQLTADLQQQHGIREKEKEELEEQLQQSQQQCMQNGNLEQEMVHKLNSLEEDNLKFKDKLEGQREEFERMKDEMVKSKEESLKEAEERFSAESARKVSELKKKAEQKISQVKKQLKSQLEEKEQTIKALQVSLEELKSNDTSGKQLTETLEEKTKTLEEALVTLREEQQTQLQEVLSKEKLEWEKSLEELKNGYEEKLSSLQRDAAQQGEPQETEEGLQNIKAQLEEAQQQNGNLLAEVNRLKEEMSEKDAQLQQHQAAMKVVQNSSEGEMIECNSVQKTGSAMENHSKMHDEDEALKSNLSQMKNEKDRIQKDFTRLQKDMRSLRKEHEQDLDYMKRELLGESEKKMKLELEDVELKHNSAIKQLMREFNTQMALKEKEIETAVKEAIAKAQSVEAELISSHREEAGQLKKLITQKEEDLHNTVQKYEHVLQSREEEMGDRVWQVQKELEELQGRSQVSAEMTPEELQAQLAQKTTLLSEARLKEQGFVERIHSLEDKIKCFHRSTVVTHLGSTFKGEQENRRAGEQENRRTGEQENRRTGELSWLQQLRGPQEIHVDVDMSEYSDRTFQAKHVAKVHILVSPYNF; from the exons CTGGTCACTGCATACCGTACAGTACAACGAGATAAAGAGAAGACACAG GTCATCCTCAGTCAGAGCCAAGATAAATCTCTCCGCAGGATAGGAGAGCTGCGGGAG GAGCTTCAAATGGACCAGCAGGCCAAGAAACACCTACAGGAAGAGTTTGATGCTGCCCTGGAAGAGAAGGATCAGATGATTACTGTTCTTCAAACACAG GTCGCTCTGTTGAAGAAACGAGTGAAGGGGGTCTCTGACGGCGCTGGGCCACCTGAGGGCGACACCCCTCAATCTGAAGACGCTTCAAACTTGACTTCTTCAACACGAAGCCCTTtgaagggggaggggggagaggctGAAG GAGAGGGCAACAGCGATCCGACCAAACTCATGGAGGCTCTGCAGAAGAGAGTGACGAGGCAGGAAAACCTTCTGCAGAAATGCAAAGAAGTGATGCGCACACACAAGGAGCGAAGCGCCCAGCTGGGGACTGAGAACGAGACTCTGCAggagcagctgcaggagaggctgcaggagctggagaaGACGAAG GAGCTGCACACGACAGAGAAGACCAAGCTGATCACTCAGCTGCGTGATGCAAAGAATCTGATCGAACAGCTGGAGCAGGACAAG GGGATGGTCATCGCAGAGACAAAGCGGCAGATGCATGAAACCTTGgaaatgaaagaagaggaggttGCCCAGCTCCGCTCACGGCTCCAGCAGACGAGCGCTCAGAGGGAAGAATTACAGGAccagaaagaaaaagcagagaagTCAG catTTGAAGAACTCGAGCGGGCCTTGGGTGTAGCTCAGAGGGCGGAGGAGGCCAAAAAACAGCTGCAGGTTCAGCTGGAGGAGCAAGTGAGAGAGGTTGAGAGGGCGggcgaggaggagaggaagagtctgcagcaggagcTCACAAGAGTCAAACAGGAGGTCGTCACCATCATGAAG AAGTCATCGGAGGAAACGGTCGCCAACATGGAGAAACTCCACGGTGAAGCTTTGGCCgctaaagaggaggagatgagtgCCAGAATCAGCAAAGCAGTG GAGCAGTGCAAAGAGGAGTTTTCTCAGTTAGGAACAGAGCGGGAGCAGCAGGCCTCTCTGGCTCTGGAGGACGTGGAGCTGCAGAAGAACGCTCTGAGGACAGAGGCTGacaacagagtgagagagatacAGCTGGAGCTGGAAGCTGCAAGGACT AGAATCATGGAGCTGGAGAGCTCTCTGGAGAAGATCTCACAAGATGGATCCAGTCAGTCCCATGAACTCTCCGGTCAGCTGGGCGAGCTGAGggagaaacacaaagagcaaaTCTCTGCATTAGAGGAAAAGCACCAGGAGCAGCTGGAAAAGCACACAGGCACCCTGACCCAGCAGCATAATgctgagctggaggagctgagggagaaacacagagctgaagtgGAGACCCTTGTGAAAGATAAAGAACTGCAGCTCCAAGCACATGTTGAAGACATGAACCAGAAGACTTTAGAGAAGCTGGACGCAAAGCAGACGGAGCTGGACGACGTTTCTGCTGAACTTGCTGAGGCTTTGAAGAGTAAACAACTTCTGGAGGAGGAATTGGTGTCAGCTAGAGATTCTCACAGCTCAGCTCAACAGGAACACGAGATGAGGCTTCAAGATCAAGAGGCGAAGCACAATGCTGAGCTCGCAAATATCCAACAGGAGCATGAGCAGTCACTTGGAGGAGTGGAGAAAACTCTGAAGGAGGAACTCAATGCGATGAAGATCGTAGTgagggaaaaacaaaaagaggtaGAGGATCTCActcaaagagaaaaaacactacAAGAAGAATCAAATTCTGCTGGACAAGAATTAAACGTGAAGctgaagcagctggaggagctgcagacatGTTTATCAGTATCCCAGCAGGACAAAGAGAGCCTCAAAGACTCTAACACACAGCTAGGCAAGATCACAGAGGAGCTGGATCGCTGTCAGAGGGATTTGGCAGACGTGGAGCATCAGGTAGCGGAGGCAAAGAGTGACTGTCAACAAAAAGAGAAGCTGCTTCAAGAACTGGAGCAACAGCTACAGAAGAGCAAAAACCAGCTCTCAGAACAGGAGAAGACTTTCACTGCAGACCTGAACGCCAAACAGGAGGAACACACACGACTCGTCAAACTGCTCGACGATGAAAAAGCTGCTCACGAGAAGAAACTGAAAAACACTACATCAGAGATGGAAGCCAAGCTGAAGTCTCAGGAAACTAAAATGGAAAAGTTCAAGCAAAAAGCCAAAGAAATGCAGGAGAACTTCAAGAAGAAGCTGCAAGTGAACgatgaaaacatgaagaagGAGCTGGCGAAGAAGGACAAAGAGCTGCAGAAGAAAGAGCAGCAGGTGCAAGAGAAGCTCGTAGAGATGTCTCAGAGTTCCCAAGGCCTCAGCAGCGCGATGACAGAGCTGCAGACCAACCacaaggaggaggtggagaagatcCGTGAGGCCCACAAGCAGGAGAACGAGGAGCTGGAGCGTCGTTGGCAGGAGAAGTTTGGACAGCAGGAGGATGAATTAACAGAGAAGCACTCGCTCTCGCTGCAGGAGAAGGCTCAGGAACTGGAGGAAATCTCTCAGCAACTTAACAGAAGCAAAGAAGAGAGCGAGCAGGTGCTGTGTGAAATAAAGAATCTAAAGGAGGAGCTGGTGATCAGGGAAACCACCGTGCAGAAGCTGCAGGAAGAGCTCAACGGAGCAGCCGTTAAGGTTGAGAGTTTGTCTCAGGGTGAAGCTCTGCTCAAAGAGCAAATGGAGTCTGTGGAGAGGAACCTTAACCAGGCTCTGAACGAGAGGAACTCCCTCCAAGACGTGCTGAACACTACAAAGGAAGAGAGCAGGGAGAAGTTAAAGACCTTGGCAGAGAAGATGGCGGAAACAAAGAAGCAGCTTAAAGCGGTGGAAAGATCGAGGGGGAAGGAAAGTGAGGAAACTGCCTCTCAGCTGAAAGCCAAGGAAGCCGAGTTTCAGCAGCAACTGGTGATGATCCGAAACCAAATGGTGCATCAGTGTTCAGAGGTCCAGTCCAAGGTGGACTGTGGATCCAATGAGCTCTGTCAGAGGGTGGAATGTAGGCTGAATGAGCTGAAGGAGAAACTGACCTGTACTCAGAAGAAGCTTGGGCATCTCAAGAACATCATCCGTACTAAAGTAGACAGAATCTGCACTTTAGAGGAGAACCTCCGGCAGCAGACGGAGGAGAATAAGAATCTATGCATTTCTTTAGAACAGAGCACTGCTCAGGTAAACGCTCACGCCGAGCATATCAAGGCCTTAACGCAGGAGAAGGACACTCTCTCTCAGACTATCCTTGAGAAGGTTCAGAAGATCGAGGAGCTGAGCGAAGCACACGGTGACATGTCCAAAAGTATGAAATCAAACGAGTCCGATATCAGCAACTTAGAGAGCATCATCGGGGACTTGAAAACTCAGCTAGCAGGGAGAATAACAGAGAAGGAAGAAGCCATAAATCAGCTGAACCAGCAACATGAAGAGGAGAGGCGACAGGCCGCAGCTCAGACCCAGGAGAGCGTGGAGAGGttggagcaggagaggaggtGTGCTGGAGAAGAGGCAGACGCTCTCAGGAAGAGTCTGTCAGAGAacgagagcagagcagagaccaAGTTCACCCAAAGTGAAAACACCATCAAAGCTCTGCAGACCCGGCTGGACCAGCTGGAGCGAGAGCTCTCTGCCAAAGACGAAGCCCTGCAAAGGCTGAGAGCGAATATTGACAATCAGTCCATCAGCAAGTCTGAGATGGACCAGGTGCTGAGCGAGAAGGAGCAGAAGGTCAGCGGACTCACCGTGGAGCTGGAGGGATGCATCAGTCGGCTCAGTGAGCTTCAGGAGCAGATAGCCTTAAAGACAAAAGAGTGTGAGCAACTCACAGCCGAcctccaacaacaacacggcatcagggagaaggagaaagaggagctggaggagcagctgcagcagagtcagCAGCAGTGCATGCAGAATGGAAATCTGGAGCAGGAGATGGTTCATAAACTCAACTCTCTGGAGGAAGACAACCTAAAGTTTAAGGACAAGCTTGAAGGTCAGAGGGAGGAATTTGAGAGGATGAAAGATGAGATGGTGAAGAGCAAAGAGGAGAGTCTGAAGGAAGCTGAAGAGAGGTTCTCTGCAGAGAGCGCCCGGAAAGTCTCAGAGCTGAAGAAGAAAGCCGAGCAGAAAATCAGTCAGGTGAAGAAACAGCTGAAGTCACAGCTGGAGGAGAAAGAGCAGACAATCAAAGCTCTGCAGGTTAGCCTGGAGGAACTCAAGAGCAACGACACGTCAGGAAAACAACTCACAGAAACCttagaggagaaaacaaaaactcTGGAGGAAGCTCTCGTCACGCTTCGAGAGGAGCAGCAGACACAGCTCCAGGAGGTTCTGAGTAAAGAGAAGCTGGAGTGGGAGAAGTCTTTAGAGGAGTTGAAAAATGGGTACGAAGAGAAGCTGTCCTCTCTTCAGAGGGATGCAGCGCAACAAGGAGAGCCTCAGGAAACAGAAGAAGGGCTGCAGAACATCAAGGCACAGCTAGAAGAAGCCCAGCAGCAGAACGGAAACCTTCTCGCTGAAGTAAACCGGCTCAAAGAGGAGATGAGTGAGAAGGACGCCCAGCTCCAGCAACATCAGGCGGCCATGAAGGTGGTCCAAAACTCCTCAGAGGGTGAGATGATAGAGTGTAACAGCGTACAGAAAACAGGGAGCGCCATGGAAAACCACTCGAAGATGCATGACGAGGACGAGGCCCTGAAGAGCAACCTGAGTCAGATGAAGAACGAGAAGGACAGAATCCAGAAGGACTTCACCCGGCTGCAGAAAGACATGCGGTCTCTGAGGAAGGAGCACGAGCAGGACCTGGACTacatgaagagagagctgctggggGAGAGTGAGAAAAAGATGAA GCTGGAGCTGGAAGACGTGGAACTGAAGCACAATTCTGCAATCAAGCAACTAATGAGGGAGTTCAACACCCAGATGGCCTTAAAGGAGAAGGAGATAGAGACAGCAGTGAAGGAGGCGATTG cgaaggCCCAGAGTGTGGAAGCAGAGCTCATCAGCAGTCACCGGGAAGAAGCCGGTCAGCTGAAGAAGCTGATCACACAGAAGGAGGAGGATCTGCACAACACGGTTCAGAAATATGAGCATGTCTTACag agtcgagaggaggagatgggagaCCGAGTGTGGCAGGTCcagaaggagctggaggagctgcaggggaGGAGCCAGGTCTCTGCTGAG ATGACACCAGAAGAGCTTCAG gcTCAGCTGGCCCAGAAGACGACTCTGCTGAGCGAGGCTCGTCTGAAGGAGCAGGGCTTTgtggagaga ATTCACTCGCTTGAGGACAAGATTAAATGTTTCCACCGGAGCACTGTTGTAACTCATCTGGGGAGCACTTTCAAAG GAGAACAGGAGAACAGGAGAGCAGGAGAACAAGAGAACAGGAGAACAGGAGAACAGGAGAACAGGAGA ACCGGGGAGCTGTCCTGGTTGCAGCAGCTACGTGGGCCGCAGGAAATCCACGTGGATGTGGACATGTCTGAGTACAGCGACAGAACCTTCCAGGCCAAACACGTGGCCAAGGTCCACATACTGGTCTCACCTTATAACTTCTAA